Proteins from a genomic interval of Asterias rubens chromosome 16, eAstRub1.3, whole genome shotgun sequence:
- the LOC117301120 gene encoding uncharacterized protein LOC117301120, translating to MPTNYNYPAPCGVCLGVFHIIFGLGSCGCGIAAIVLGHYLFEYAVGIWAGIAFYTVTGLLGVCSGSRNNCTVTGYYVMSIISVFVAMGQMSFYCYTTVYVADICYYYGFCPDVAIDSLIVSSIALSLGFFEWIMAMASACASCSCCCGGGPPPPLQTVVVQAVQPQYQQPMPGYSQKPDGLASAPPVYVNPSYDGVFENVSMPNERPLPNTPDMNNY from the exons ATGCCGACCAACTACAACTACCCAGCACCATGTGGGGTGTGCCTCGGTGTCTTCCACATTATATTCGGGCTCGGATCATGTGGATGCGGTATCGCTGCAATTGTCTTGGGTCATTACTTGTTTGAATATGCTGTAGGAATATGGGCTGGAATAGCA TTTTACACTGTGACTGGTTTACTTGGAGTATGTTCTGGATCCAGAAATAACTGCACG GTGACTGGATATTACGTCATGTCAATCATAAGCGTGTTTGTGGCAATGGGTCAGATGAGTTTCTATTGCTATACCACTGTGTATGTTGCCGATATATGTTATTACTACGGCTTCTGCCCGGATGTAGCG attGATAGTTTGATCGTGAGTTCCATCGCCCTCTCGTTGGGTTTCTTCGAATGGATCATGGCAATGGCATCTGCCTGTGCATCTTGCAGCTGCTGCTGCGGTGGAGGACCTCCGCCACCACTTCAAACAGTCGTG GTTCAAGCCGTTCAGCCGCAATACCAGCAACCGATGCCAG GCTACAGCCAGAAACCAGATGGGTTGGCGAGTGCTCCACCAGTCTACGTCAATCCATCATATGACGGTGTCTTCGAAAACGTATCTATGCCAAACGAAAGGCCTCTGCCCAATACACCTGATATGAACAACTACTGA
- the LOC117300972 gene encoding uncharacterized protein LOC117300972, with protein sequence MCSTRIGGVSVLPVIGDQDTLTRSTSDAGMTVLKEGVLDKESHGVIYTWRSRFCVLTNDTLTIFRADPRRDASRGRVTTERSEKRNTMYRLPLDEISSMSNIDKGRKHIHFTICTKQGVFDLRASFGQRDWLTQIQLAVAERKSRHDFMKELKTRTSVVANKYRKHNHRRLSFTKDPDYGDGIGITIRNEAESIVIARVFSDGPASKKGTLRPGDEIIEVDGKTVRGYNAERVASMIKELADQVKLTVKPTWFDRGTNTSAADFALSRPLCTRPNNLRGRARPHSLADVAVSTDPEMQGAATVVNDVTASMDRKKYRRIPAANNRNRQTSADNRLSLP encoded by the exons ATGTGTTCGACTCGCATTGGTGGTGTAAGTGTCCTCCCCGTCATCGGAGATCAGGACACACTGACTCGATCTACTTCAGATGCTGGCATGACCGTACTGAAGGAAGGGGTTCTGGACAAGGAGTCACATGGTGTGATCTACACGTGGAGATCGCGATTCTGCGTCCTCACCAACGATACCCTGACCATCTTCCGCGCCGATCCACGGCGGGACGCTAGCCGTGGAAGGGTCACCACGGAACGCTCCGAGAAAAGGAACACCATGTACAGACTACCACTGGATGAAATCTCATCCATGTCAAATATCGACAAGGGACGGAAACATATTCACTTCACTATTTGCACTAAGCAGGGAGTGTTCGACCTAAGGGCTAGTTTTGGGCAGAGGGATTGGCTGACGCAGATTCAACTGGCTGTGGCTGAGAGGAAGAGTCGGCATGACTTCATGAAAGAGCTGAAGACTAGGACATCGGTGGTTGCTAATAAATACCGTAAACACAACCATAGAAGGCTGTCTTTCACTAAGGATCCAGATTATGGTGACG GAATTGGAATCACAATCCGTAACGAGGCAGAATCCATTGTGATAGCCAGGGTGTTTTCTGACGGACCAGCTTCTAAGAAAGGAACACTTAGACCAG GAGATGAGATTATCGAAGTAGACGGTAAAACCGTCCGTGGATACAACGCCGAGCGGGTTGCAAGTATGATCAAAGAACTAGCAGATCAAGTTAAACTGACTGTCAAGCCAACGTGGTTCGATAG ggGGACTAATACTTCAGCTGCCGATTTTGCTCTTTCCAGACCGCTGTGCACAAGGCCCAATAATCTACGAG GGCGAGCACGCCCTCATTCGCTTGCAGATGTCGCCGTGTCCACCGATCCGGAAATGCAGGGCGCCGCCACCGTTGTCAATGACGTCACAGCTTCCATGGACAGAAAGAAGTATCGTCGGATCCCAGCAGCGAATAATAGGAATAGACAGACTTCGGCAGACAACAGGTTATCGCTTCCCTGA